In Turicibacter sanguinis, a genomic segment contains:
- a CDS encoding HAD family hydrolase, which yields MKKVIFFDIDGTLIDSHNGKKDISSRVKQSLRDLQRRGHYVFIATGRPYAFLSKVIREFGFDGYILANGAHVIVDGKKIHSKAIDNGILKNLVSHLENKNLEFVLEDETCVYAYENYEKIWPFYEQYGILKDYFMLDYEVDQVNAFKIEVLCPKPEDLEYCIEFLKNHEEYTYCHSVHPTHLEIYLKENHKATGILKVLDYLNISIENTYAFGDGSNDIEMLETVGCGIAMGNASDEVKKYANVVTDTVANDGIVSGIEKYILS from the coding sequence ATGAAAAAAGTCATTTTTTTTGATATAGATGGAACCTTAATTGATAGTCATAATGGAAAAAAAGATATTTCATCTCGTGTAAAACAGTCATTACGTGATTTACAAAGACGGGGGCATTATGTTTTTATTGCAACAGGAAGACCATATGCTTTTTTAAGTAAAGTGATTCGTGAGTTTGGTTTTGATGGGTACATTCTAGCTAATGGAGCTCATGTGATTGTTGATGGAAAAAAGATTCATAGTAAAGCAATAGATAATGGGATATTAAAGAATTTAGTTTCACATTTAGAGAATAAAAATCTTGAATTTGTGTTAGAAGATGAGACATGTGTTTACGCATATGAGAATTATGAGAAGATTTGGCCATTTTATGAGCAATATGGGATTTTAAAAGATTATTTTATGTTAGATTACGAGGTGGATCAGGTCAATGCGTTTAAGATAGAGGTGCTATGTCCAAAGCCAGAAGATTTAGAGTATTGTATAGAATTTTTAAAAAATCATGAGGAATATACATACTGCCACAGTGTGCACCCTACACATCTTGAAATTTATTTAAAGGAAAATCATAAAGCGACGGGAATTTTAAAGGTATTAGATTATTTGAATATCTCGATTGAAAACACGTATGCTTTTGGTGATGGAAGTAATGATATTGAGATGTTAGAGACTGTTGGGTGTGGAATTGCCATGGGGAATGCTTCAGATGAGGTTAAAAAATATGCTAATGTGGTGACAGATACAGTAGCGAATGATGGCATTGTATCAGGGATTGAAAAATATATTTTAAGCTAA
- a CDS encoding MurR/RpiR family transcriptional regulator, whose translation MTFEKMIKCCGNLTPTESQLAQYILRNKEEVQTSSIQSLSEKTFASKSAIHRFCKKIGFEGFNDLKVKIAKDLVEESKGVPHIDVNFPFTALDNHQTIANKLLNLYETTIEDTYQSINLEDFNECVKLLYEADYIDIYTHGHNMNVAKNFQDKMRAIGRKVTCPKSAYDQRMTAVSSNERHVAVIISYSLKATFLPSVIDILKDKKVEIILIGRLGNKIPYQSIQHYLYISDRENLRNRISQFSSHIAMQYMLDLLFSCIFKVDYDENIRYIEEIMNTIDDREIDYED comes from the coding sequence ATGACGTTTGAGAAGATGATTAAGTGTTGTGGGAATTTGACGCCAACAGAAAGTCAGCTGGCGCAATATATATTAAGAAATAAGGAAGAAGTTCAAACCTCATCGATTCAGTCTCTTTCAGAGAAAACATTTGCTTCTAAGTCAGCGATTCATCGTTTTTGTAAAAAGATTGGGTTTGAAGGATTTAATGATCTTAAAGTAAAGATTGCTAAAGATTTGGTGGAGGAAAGCAAGGGGGTCCCGCATATTGATGTGAATTTTCCATTTACAGCACTTGATAATCATCAAACGATTGCAAATAAATTGCTTAATTTATATGAAACAACGATCGAAGATACATATCAATCGATTAATTTAGAGGATTTTAATGAGTGTGTAAAATTACTTTATGAAGCAGATTATATTGATATTTATACGCATGGTCACAATATGAATGTTGCAAAGAATTTCCAGGATAAAATGCGTGCGATTGGACGTAAGGTGACGTGCCCAAAGTCAGCCTATGATCAGCGAATGACGGCTGTTTCATCGAATGAACGTCATGTCGCAGTTATTATTTCGTATTCTTTGAAGGCAACTTTTTTACCATCTGTTATTGATATTTTAAAGGATAAAAAGGTTGAAATTATTTTAATTGGTCGTCTTGGAAATAAGATTCCGTATCAGTCGATTCAACATTATTTATATATTAGTGATCGCGAAAACTTAAGAAATCGAATTTCTCAATTTTCTTCTCATATTGCGATGCAGTATATGCTTGATTTACTTTTCAGCTGTATTTTCAAAGTTGATTATGATGAGAATATACGGTATATCGAGGAAATCATGAATACGATTGATGATCGTGAAATTGATTATGAAGATTAA
- a CDS encoding pectate lyase family protein, whose protein sequence is MTLKLTKKHLSYYSFAFMTASLLLTQKSDVLASNIYFSEDFESNYDQWEIQRGGFNIILDETNTIGHTSTNSEGRIMRGDLSWTDYSISADMKVLDFNGSNRAFLCGRYTDGNNFYGVSLSSKNGLELRKKVNGASSVIAQVSTEIQQNTWYNVTLEMQGSILKVYLNGKLMIEATDDSLTAGAVGLVASKVQVNYDNILVTDVDNTVTPDSTPNPDPCPMPQPTPEPEPTKDPTPEVKPEASQSKYSVAGFAEGVTGGGELDETSPYYIKVTNAKELGEALTKKASTKVIEIMNDIDLGWNVIGPSAQVAPFTSHNTALTHPILKETGVSKIMIDGFDGLTIFSKNGAKLTHGALIFKRSNNIVIRNIEFDELWEWDESTKGKYDKNDWDYITLEQSSNIWIDHCTFGKAYDGVVDSKKGTTGLTISYSKFLPGRGEFYEAMFKAMEANQSAYPMYQFLRSQNLSQETIMAVAAPQKKTHLIGATEMATDNKDLEITMHHNYYLDSQDRLPRLRGGNAHVYNIVMDSQNAYKASTLIPSSVAKAITNKGYSFNVTSNGAISTEGGAVLVENSAILGIKYPLRNNQKSASNSSYTGKILALDTIYEYKDISYRGNSTDPNSPLSPEPATILKFSWNGFNELPYNYTLDDIQNLLSTLKETVGSGIIDLNWMKTIY, encoded by the coding sequence ATGACCTTGAAGCTTACAAAAAAACATTTATCTTATTATAGCTTCGCTTTTATGACAGCTAGTTTACTACTAACACAAAAAAGTGATGTTTTAGCATCAAACATATACTTTTCAGAAGATTTTGAATCAAACTACGACCAGTGGGAAATCCAAAGAGGGGGCTTTAATATTATTTTAGATGAAACCAATACAATTGGACATACCTCTACTAATAGCGAAGGTCGTATCATGCGTGGCGATTTATCATGGACTGACTACAGTATTTCAGCAGATATGAAAGTTCTTGACTTCAATGGATCTAATCGTGCTTTTTTATGTGGCCGATACACAGACGGGAATAACTTCTATGGGGTAAGTCTAAGCAGCAAAAATGGATTAGAACTACGTAAGAAAGTAAATGGGGCTTCTTCGGTAATTGCCCAGGTAAGTACAGAAATTCAACAAAATACTTGGTATAACGTAACACTCGAAATGCAAGGTTCTATCTTAAAAGTATATTTAAATGGGAAACTGATGATAGAAGCAACTGATGATTCTTTAACAGCTGGTGCTGTAGGACTAGTCGCAAGCAAAGTTCAAGTCAACTATGACAATATTTTAGTAACTGATGTTGATAACACAGTAACACCAGATTCAACACCAAATCCTGATCCTTGTCCAATGCCACAACCAACGCCAGAACCTGAACCTACTAAAGATCCGACTCCTGAAGTAAAACCTGAAGCCAGTCAATCAAAGTATTCAGTAGCGGGATTTGCTGAGGGTGTAACTGGTGGAGGTGAATTAGATGAAACTAGCCCTTACTACATCAAAGTTACAAACGCTAAGGAATTAGGAGAAGCTCTTACTAAAAAGGCTTCAACCAAAGTCATTGAAATTATGAATGATATTGACCTGGGGTGGAATGTTATTGGACCAAGTGCTCAAGTCGCACCATTTACCTCTCATAACACTGCCTTAACTCACCCTATTTTAAAAGAAACAGGTGTCAGTAAGATTATGATTGATGGATTTGATGGTCTGACAATCTTCTCTAAAAACGGGGCCAAACTCACTCATGGAGCTTTAATCTTCAAACGTTCAAATAACATCGTCATTCGAAACATTGAATTCGATGAACTCTGGGAATGGGACGAATCAACAAAAGGAAAATATGATAAAAATGATTGGGATTACATCACACTAGAACAATCAAGTAACATCTGGATTGATCACTGTACATTTGGTAAAGCATACGATGGTGTCGTTGACTCTAAAAAAGGAACAACAGGACTAACTATTTCATACTCGAAATTCCTACCTGGTCGTGGTGAATTCTATGAAGCAATGTTTAAAGCAATGGAAGCTAACCAATCAGCCTATCCAATGTATCAATTCCTACGCTCTCAAAACCTAAGTCAAGAAACCATAATGGCCGTTGCGGCACCTCAAAAGAAAACCCATTTGATTGGAGCTACAGAAATGGCTACTGATAACAAGGACTTAGAGATTACAATGCACCACAACTACTACTTAGATTCACAGGATCGATTACCTAGACTTCGTGGTGGTAATGCACACGTCTATAATATCGTGATGGATTCACAAAATGCCTACAAAGCCTCTACTTTAATTCCATCATCAGTCGCTAAAGCCATTACTAACAAAGGCTATAGCTTCAATGTCACAAGTAATGGAGCCATCTCAACAGAAGGCGGTGCAGTCCTAGTAGAAAACTCAGCTATCCTAGGTATTAAATACCCATTACGAAATAACCAAAAAAGTGCCTCTAACTCATCTTACACAGGAAAAATCTTAGCCCTTGATACTATCTACGAGTATAAAGATATCTCCTATCGTGGAAACAGTACTGACCCTAACTCTCCATTATCACCTGAACCAGCAACAATTCTAAAATTCTCATGGAATGGATTTAATGAACTACCTTACAATTATACATTAGATGACATACAGAACTTATTATCTACCTTAAAAGAGACAGTGGGTTCAGGGATTATTGATTTAAATTGGATGAAAACTATCTATTAA
- a CDS encoding cyclase family protein: protein MTKYIDLSYEIEHQMAVYPGDDELKLYRHRFLNRDYYNDTKLETGMHVGTHIDAPSHLLNKDRFICDYPVEKFIGNGCLLDVRNEEIIKLKDEYLDKVQEGDIVLLYTGYDEFFGTDKYFENHPIVDEKLAQFFVDRGVKLIGIDMPSPDQYPFKVHHKLLENDILIIENLRNLKKLEGVKRFEVMAFPLNIRAEASLTRVVARIN, encoded by the coding sequence TTGACAAAGTATATTGATTTAAGTTATGAAATTGAACATCAAATGGCGGTTTATCCAGGGGATGACGAGCTCAAATTGTATCGTCATCGATTTTTAAATCGCGATTATTACAATGATACAAAATTAGAAACAGGAATGCACGTTGGAACTCATATTGATGCACCAAGTCATCTACTAAATAAAGATCGTTTTATTTGCGATTATCCTGTTGAAAAATTTATTGGAAATGGCTGTTTATTAGATGTTCGAAATGAAGAAATTATTAAACTAAAGGATGAGTATTTGGATAAAGTTCAAGAAGGTGACATTGTATTGTTATATACGGGATATGATGAGTTTTTTGGAACAGATAAATATTTTGAAAATCATCCAATCGTTGATGAAAAATTAGCACAATTTTTCGTAGACCGAGGTGTTAAATTAATAGGAATCGATATGCCATCACCCGATCAGTATCCGTTTAAAGTGCATCATAAATTATTAGAAAATGATATTTTAATTATTGAAAATCTTCGAAATTTAAAAAAATTAGAGGGAGTTAAGAGGTTTGAAGTCATGGCTTTTCCGTTAAATATTCGCGCTGAGGCTTCATTAACGAGGGTTGTAGCAAGGATAAATTAA
- the gltS gene encoding sodium/glutamate symporter, whose protein sequence is MELNLNLYETMALVSIIFYLGKYIRKKFSILSKYCIPPSVVGGFIFSLVTLFLYQTNLAAINLDTSLQNLFMTTFFTSIGFTASFALLKQGGKKVITFLLLAILLVILQNIVGVSLATAFRLSPLLGLATGSIPMVGGHGTAGSFGPILEGLGVERATTVSVASATFGLIMGSILGGLVARNLILKHHLKAEKSNQKPEEAGGFNEENTNILSLKHMMNGACLLFIAMGLGSIVSKFIQMTSLTFPSYIGAMLVAALIRNIADLRGKELVEKEIETIGSLSLSFFLTMALMGLKLWQLFDLALPLIIMLIAQSILIALFASFITYKVMGKNYEAAVFASATCGFGMGATPNAIANMDELTNRFGFTPTPYFVVPLVGGLFIDFINSGIITIFINLFS, encoded by the coding sequence ATGGAACTGAATTTAAACCTCTACGAAACAATGGCTTTAGTTTCAATTATTTTTTATCTAGGAAAATATATCCGAAAGAAATTTTCGATTCTCTCTAAATACTGTATTCCACCATCAGTAGTAGGCGGATTTATTTTTTCATTAGTTACACTATTTTTATATCAAACTAACCTCGCAGCCATAAATTTAGATACATCCTTACAAAATCTATTCATGACAACATTCTTTACAAGTATCGGATTTACAGCAAGTTTTGCTTTATTAAAACAAGGCGGTAAAAAAGTGATTACTTTCTTACTTCTTGCCATTTTACTTGTCATCTTACAAAATATCGTTGGAGTATCTCTCGCAACTGCTTTTCGGTTATCTCCATTACTCGGCCTCGCAACTGGATCTATTCCAATGGTTGGAGGACATGGAACTGCCGGATCATTTGGTCCGATTCTTGAAGGACTTGGCGTTGAACGAGCAACAACCGTATCAGTTGCTTCAGCAACCTTTGGACTAATCATGGGAAGTATTCTCGGTGGATTAGTAGCAAGAAATTTAATACTTAAACATCATTTAAAAGCTGAAAAATCAAATCAAAAACCAGAAGAAGCGGGAGGATTTAACGAAGAAAATACAAACATTCTCTCACTAAAACACATGATGAATGGTGCGTGCTTACTATTCATTGCCATGGGATTAGGATCTATTGTTTCTAAATTCATTCAAATGACAAGTTTAACATTCCCCTCTTATATCGGAGCGATGCTTGTAGCGGCCCTTATTCGAAATATTGCCGATTTAAGAGGAAAAGAACTGGTTGAAAAAGAAATTGAAACAATTGGTAGCTTATCTCTCTCATTCTTTCTAACCATGGCGCTTATGGGACTGAAACTTTGGCAATTATTCGATTTAGCTTTACCACTTATCATCATGCTAATTGCTCAATCCATTCTGATTGCACTTTTTGCTTCCTTTATAACCTATAAAGTCATGGGGAAAAACTACGAAGCAGCTGTATTCGCCTCAGCCACATGCGGATTCGGAATGGGTGCAACCCCAAATGCTATTGCCAATATGGACGAATTAACAAATCGTTTTGGATTCACACCAACACCCTACTTTGTCGTCCCACTTGTTGGGGGACTCTTCATTGATTTTATCAACTCAGGTATCATTACCATCTTTATTAACTTATTCAGCTAA
- a CDS encoding phage holin family protein has product MDLSFLQTYCIPVIVGICLCVGYVIKNSLTLVQNKYIPLIMAILGLILNVWINKGISPDIVLGGMFSGLSSTGVHQLFKQLIQVQSDEK; this is encoded by the coding sequence ATGGATTTATCTTTTTTACAAACTTACTGTATTCCTGTCATTGTAGGAATTTGTTTGTGTGTGGGGTATGTTATCAAAAATAGTTTAACTCTTGTACAGAATAAATATATTCCATTAATTATGGCTATTTTAGGGTTGATACTAAATGTTTGGATTAATAAAGGAATTTCACCTGATATTGTTCTTGGGGGAATGTTTTCAGGACTTTCGAGTACGGGGGTTCATCAGTTATTTAAGCAATTGATTCAAGTTCAGAGTGATGAAAAATAA
- a CDS encoding pentapeptide repeat-containing protein, whose protein sequence is MCDKFKDLKIDCKNCFGLCCVALYFSKFEGFPSDKVAGKPCSHLSDDFSCKIHESLSDKGLKGCTAYDCFGAGQKVAQVTYKGIDWKQSSKTEMFDAFVVMRQLHEMLWYLTDASLQEVSISLKKEVEEMRLKIVQLTYLDLASLLVLDIESYRDEVNKILRQIGTLSGEKLGKDLMGKNLTKKNLINSDLRGALLIAANLKNQDLSGANVIAADFRDADIRGAKLDKCLFLTQSQINVAKGDQQTKIPNWLSRPAHW, encoded by the coding sequence ATGTGTGATAAATTTAAGGATTTAAAAATTGATTGTAAAAATTGTTTCGGTCTTTGTTGTGTGGCACTATATTTTTCGAAGTTTGAGGGTTTTCCAAGTGATAAGGTTGCAGGGAAGCCGTGTTCTCATTTAAGTGATGACTTTAGTTGTAAAATTCACGAGTCGTTAAGTGATAAAGGTTTAAAAGGATGCACTGCTTATGATTGCTTTGGGGCGGGCCAAAAGGTCGCACAGGTCACGTATAAGGGAATTGATTGGAAGCAATCATCTAAGACTGAGATGTTTGATGCCTTTGTGGTGATGCGTCAGTTACATGAGATGTTATGGTATTTAACAGATGCGAGCTTACAAGAGGTATCGATTTCACTTAAGAAAGAAGTTGAAGAGATGAGACTGAAGATTGTTCAGTTAACGTATCTTGATCTCGCTTCATTATTAGTTTTAGATATTGAATCATATCGTGATGAGGTCAATAAAATTCTTCGTCAGATTGGAACGTTATCAGGTGAGAAACTTGGCAAAGATTTGATGGGAAAAAATTTAACGAAAAAGAATCTAATTAACTCGGATTTAAGAGGGGCATTATTAATTGCAGCTAATTTGAAGAATCAGGATTTAAGTGGAGCTAATGTTATTGCGGCAGATTTTAGAGATGCAGATATTAGGGGGGCTAAACTTGATAAATGTTTATTTTTAACGCAATCCCAGATTAATGTGGCCAAAGGAGATCAGCAGACAAAAATTCCAAATTGGCTATCACGTCCTGCGCACTGGTAA
- a CDS encoding MDR family MFS transporter, with amino-acid sequence MNESSSNDKGDNVIVIAAVFLLGTFITFLNSTFMNVALPDIMKELNVSVSTVQWLSTGYMLALGIVIPFTAFLINRFKTKTLFLTSMSLFTIGTIIGAFATNFEVLLTARFIQGLAGGVTVPLMQTVFMLIFPIKSRGFAMGIVGIVLAFAPAVGPTLSGWIINSYPWRYLFYIPIPFAIIDIILAFFLLKNVTGGKNVSMDFFSFIASTIGFGALLYGFSNAGNYDWTDKLVYLPLLIGALFLILFIWRQLTMKDPILNLTVFKSKTFIFSTIIVMITYAGLISSELILPMYLENIKGYSAFDTGLALMPGAIIMGVMNPITGKIFDKYGARYLALIGLTILTLGTFGLSFLTPDTTKTYVIVVYALRMLGIAMLTMPLTTSGLNSLHRDLYAHGNAANNTLRQVAGSIGTSIIITIMSKASLTSSSTNPLESQVYGMNIAFASIGALTFIGLIIAFFVVKKKEVIVTD; translated from the coding sequence ATGAATGAATCATCATCTAATGATAAAGGCGATAACGTCATCGTTATAGCAGCCGTTTTCTTACTCGGTACTTTTATTACTTTCTTAAATAGCACCTTCATGAACGTTGCACTGCCTGATATCATGAAAGAATTAAACGTCAGTGTCTCAACTGTTCAATGGCTCAGTACAGGATACATGCTTGCTCTAGGAATCGTTATTCCTTTTACAGCCTTTCTTATTAACCGATTTAAAACTAAAACACTATTTTTAACTTCAATGTCCCTCTTTACCATTGGAACCATAATTGGAGCTTTTGCCACAAACTTTGAAGTGCTATTAACCGCTAGATTTATACAAGGTTTAGCAGGAGGTGTTACCGTCCCCCTAATGCAAACCGTATTTATGCTAATCTTTCCCATAAAAAGCCGTGGATTTGCCATGGGAATCGTCGGAATCGTCCTTGCTTTTGCCCCTGCAGTTGGCCCAACACTATCAGGCTGGATTATCAATAGCTATCCTTGGAGATATCTCTTTTATATTCCAATTCCATTCGCGATCATCGATATTATCCTCGCCTTCTTCTTACTAAAAAATGTAACGGGTGGTAAAAATGTATCCATGGATTTTTTCTCATTTATAGCCTCTACAATAGGATTTGGAGCTCTACTATACGGATTCAGTAATGCTGGAAACTATGATTGGACGGATAAATTAGTTTACCTTCCACTATTAATAGGTGCTTTATTCTTAATATTATTTATTTGGCGTCAATTAACAATGAAAGACCCCATCCTAAACTTAACTGTCTTTAAAAGCAAAACCTTTATCTTCTCTACTATTATTGTCATGATTACTTATGCAGGACTCATTTCATCCGAATTGATCTTACCCATGTACCTAGAAAATATCAAAGGATACTCCGCTTTTGACACAGGACTTGCCCTTATGCCAGGTGCTATCATCATGGGAGTTATGAACCCGATTACCGGAAAAATATTCGATAAATACGGCGCTCGCTATCTAGCATTAATCGGACTGACTATCCTAACACTTGGAACATTTGGACTCTCATTCTTAACTCCAGATACAACCAAAACATATGTGATCGTTGTCTACGCATTAAGAATGCTAGGAATTGCCATGCTTACAATGCCATTAACAACGTCAGGATTAAACTCATTACATCGTGATTTATATGCGCATGGTAATGCTGCTAATAATACATTACGTCAAGTAGCAGGTTCTATCGGAACCTCAATCATCATTACCATCATGAGTAAAGCCAGTTTGACTTCATCTTCAACAAATCCACTTGAATCGCAAGTATACGGTATGAATATTGCTTTTGCATCCATTGGTGCTTTAACATTTATCGGATTAATCATTGCTTTCTTCGTGGTCAAAAAGAAAGAGGTCATTGTAACAGATTAA
- a CDS encoding TetR/AcrR family transcriptional regulator yields MKKEQNNSFVKEQITHALLSLMKHHPFEDITITEIVKHALVSRASFYRNFINKEDILKQHLVKLIQEWGTEFEQSKNPNFVESLFGHYLKYAETYQLLYKCGLSYLVLDTIKSVCGPKPEQENIQAYTNAWLACGQFGWIDEWIIRGMQESPIEMARLVEWSQQSNNSSPIN; encoded by the coding sequence ATGAAAAAAGAACAAAATAATTCATTTGTTAAAGAGCAAATTACTCATGCACTTTTAAGTTTAATGAAACATCACCCCTTTGAAGACATTACAATTACAGAGATTGTAAAACATGCACTGGTTAGTAGAGCTTCTTTTTATAGAAATTTTATAAATAAAGAAGATATTTTAAAACAACATTTGGTGAAATTAATTCAAGAATGGGGAACTGAGTTTGAGCAAAGTAAAAATCCTAATTTTGTCGAAAGTCTATTTGGTCATTATCTAAAATATGCTGAAACCTATCAATTACTTTATAAATGTGGCTTATCTTATTTAGTTTTAGATACGATTAAATCTGTATGTGGACCCAAGCCTGAACAAGAAAATATCCAGGCTTATACAAATGCATGGCTAGCTTGTGGCCAGTTTGGATGGATTGATGAATGGATCATAAGAGGAATGCAAGAATCTCCAATAGAGATGGCAAGATTAGTTGAATGGTCACAACAATCTAACAATAGTTCACCTATTAATTAA
- the bsh gene encoding choloylglycine hydrolase → MCTAITLKTQDGLHALGRNLDIVALLDVAVILIPRSYAFTHTIMSLKKKNKYAMVGMSTTFENHVLLVDGMNEKGLACAVLELPKYASWSKALDKDKINMAPYDFVYWILANFQSLEEVKDGLKNVNLVNESLEGKEVSVDVHWIVTDRTGQSIVIEKTKGNFRIYNNKVGVLTNAPTFDWHLINLNRYMNIQVTNPHKVKWGHQELSFDSEGFGGIGLPGDVSSSSRFVKAAFLRNHIRVEKGEDALITSTFHILSNVAVIKGTAVTCHQQYLKTQCTSCMCLETGVYYYNTYNNNQINAIHLFDENLDASEVKVFPYQDKLVVQKQN, encoded by the coding sequence ATGTGTACAGCTATTACATTAAAGACACAAGATGGATTGCATGCATTAGGGAGAAATTTAGATATTGTGGCTTTATTAGATGTTGCTGTTATTTTGATTCCGAGGTCATATGCATTTACTCATACTATCATGAGTCTAAAAAAGAAAAATAAATACGCGATGGTTGGAATGTCTACGACGTTTGAAAATCATGTCTTATTAGTTGACGGGATGAATGAAAAGGGATTAGCTTGCGCTGTATTAGAGTTACCTAAATATGCTTCATGGAGTAAAGCATTGGATAAAGATAAAATAAATATGGCTCCTTATGATTTTGTTTATTGGATTTTAGCAAATTTTCAATCTCTTGAGGAAGTAAAAGACGGATTAAAAAATGTAAATCTAGTTAATGAGTCGCTTGAAGGGAAAGAGGTATCAGTAGATGTTCATTGGATTGTAACTGATCGTACAGGACAGTCTATTGTAATAGAAAAAACGAAGGGGAATTTTCGAATTTATAATAATAAGGTGGGAGTTTTAACTAATGCTCCAACATTCGATTGGCATCTCATAAATTTAAATCGGTATATGAATATACAAGTGACGAATCCGCATAAGGTGAAGTGGGGACATCAGGAGTTAAGTTTTGACTCAGAAGGTTTTGGGGGAATCGGACTACCAGGAGATGTTTCATCTTCATCTCGTTTTGTAAAAGCAGCTTTTCTAAGAAATCATATTAGAGTAGAAAAAGGAGAAGATGCTTTAATAACAAGTACTTTTCATATTTTAAGTAATGTGGCTGTTATCAAAGGAACTGCTGTTACTTGCCACCAACAATATTTGAAAACGCAGTGTACTAGTTGTATGTGTTTAGAGACAGGCGTTTATTACTATAACACTTATAATAATAATCAAATTAATGCTATTCATTTATTTGACGAGAATTTAGATGCCTCTGAAGTTAAAGTGTTTCCTTATCAAGATAAACTGGTAGTACAGAAACAAAATTAA